The Polymorphobacter megasporae genomic sequence ACCCCTACACGATCAGCAATGCGCAGTTTTTCATTGATGTCGTGGTGCCGTCGGAACTGGTCTGGTCGATCGTCTGGCGCTCCTCAGAACGAGTTGTTGGCATCATCGGTCTCACGCCAAAAGAGGGCAGCCCTCCCACTGCTGAGCTTGGCTATTATGTTGCTCAGACCGAGTGGGGGAAGGGCATTGCCACCGAAGCCGGGGCGCAGGTCGTGGCCTTTGGCACTGACTTATTTGGTCGGCAGCAACTTACCTCGGGCTATTTCGTCGACAATCCGGCGTCAGGCCGCGTACTCGATAAGCTGGGCTTCAAGCCGGTGGGAACCGCCGATCGGCCATGCCTGACGGAAGGCAATTTTAAACCCTCGATTGAGATGCGGCTCATTTAAGCGAGCCACCATGCTTTTGTTAACGATCCAAACCAACGTTTGAACTCTGGCAGCCGAGGCATGGTGCGGCGGCTCGGCACCGACGATAGCTCTATTCGTCACGCGGTATAGGCTGCGTGACGAATAGAGCGAAGAAGATGTGGTTTTAAGCGGCGACGCTGACCGTGCCGGCGCGGCGGCGCATGACGCCGCCGACGACGCCGAAGCCGGCGAGCATCATTGCCCAACTGGCGGGCTCGGGAACCCCTCCGACAGTTGGCACGCCAGCGAATACCCGCAGTTCAGCTAGGCCGTACTCGTTGGCACTACAGCACGGCGTATTCACCGAAGCGACGCTCGTCGGAAGAAACTGGAGGTAGCGAAATGTGCTGCTGCTCAACGATGTGAACGATTGAGCGGCAATCGGGTCGGTGACCGGCGCGGCTGTTAGCGTCCCCGACGCGACGGTCGTCGTAGGTCCCGTTAATGTAAATCCATTGCCCCCATCCAGCCCGACGGAATTACCTGCGACGATCGAGAAATTACCTGTGCCGCGATCCCCATAGAAAGCGTTGTGCGTGTTGAACAGGTCGAAGCTGGCGATCGTATATTTCGCCCCCAAATCGACAGTAATGTAGGCATTCTGCGGCCCATTTTCGGCATTAATCCAATAGTGGTAAACACCAGGTGTCGTATCGTAGACCGATCCTGTCTGCTGATCGAAAATATTGGCGGCAATCTGCAAGTTACCGTAGCTGCCGGTGTTGCCAATAACCGAGCCTGGGGAAAGGATAATCTGCGCTGCCGTCGCTGGCAGCGCAAACGCAGTCAGCGCCGCAGCGCCGCACAACAACCAATTCAGTTTCATTGTTTTCCCCTTTTGTCCGCGACCGTTGCTGTAGGTTCGTTAATATGCCCTTCAGTTTTTGGTCGAAATCACGCAGGATGATACCTCTCCGTCTTGAGGGGTGCCATGTTTCAGCAACACACAGGACGGATGCCCGCCGAGCTGGCAGCGGCCACTTCACTGGCTGACTTGGCCGCGCGTTTTCAGATCGCCGTTGAGGTCTGCGGCATGACCGCTTCAGCGAGCGGCATGGTGTCTGGTCCTCGTGTCCTTGGGCCGAACCAGTTCCATTTCACCAACTGGCCGGCGGCATGGCTTGCCCTGTATCAGGCGCGGGGCTTCGCGAAGTTCGATCCCTTGCCACGATGGGCGATTATCTCGGGGGAGGCGGTTGCGTGGAGCGAGATAATGGCTCGGTTGGAACCGAGCGACCCAGGCTTCCAGGTCTACGCGGCAGCCGGGGTGCATGGCTTTTTCGAGGGGTTCGCAACGCCGGTGCGCGGGCGAACCGGCGCGCTTGGGCTGGTCGCCGTCGCCGGGGGCCGCCGCGCTGAGTTTAATGCCGACGAACGCGCTTATCTCCAGTCGATCTCGATTGCGGCCCTTCATCGTGGCGAGGAGCTGCTCGGTGTTCCCAAGCCGTTGGTCGGTACCTTCACCCCACGCGAGCACGAGTGCGTCGCGCTGCTCCGCCAGGGCTTTACCGACCCTGAAATTGGCCGGGTGATCGGCATCTCACCCACAACGGTCAAATTTCATCTAGACAACGCACGGCGCAAAACCGGCACAAGAAACCGGGTCGAACTCGCCGTCGGCGCGCATGCATTCCCCGTACAGGGCTTGGTGGATGCGGCGCTTAAGTAACACGTTGTCTAGCTCAGGCCAGCTGCGCGAATTGTGAGTTATATATATGATAATGTCCTTTATCAGACATTGTAGGCGCGCTAATGTGGGCCGATGACCTACCGTGTTCGCATCGCCCCAGTCCCCACCGTCATCGACGACAACGAGGCGCCAGTCGTCGGCGCGCGGGTGCTGGAGATCATCTTCCCCGGCGACACCATCGATACCGCTGCGGGTCGGATCAACATCATCGTCGGGGCGGGCACCGCTAAGATCATGGTCGCCGGCAAGATTTTGCGGAGCATCCCGTTATGCTGATGCGGCTGACGATCTTGGGGCTGGCGGGGATGGCCGCGATCGCGCCAGCATTGGCCGACTCAGGCGGCTTACGGCTCGCTGCCGCTGGTGACCGTTCTCGGCCGTCTCCAGCAGCAGCCGCGTGTCCTTTCCTAGTCGATAGTCCGACGACGATCGCGGCCAAGAGTGATTCGCCGGCGGAAGCGATACAAGTGATCGGCGAGATGGCGGACAAGGGCGAGCCGTTTCAGGTGTCCGATGCTCTGCCAGCCGGGCCACATCCTCCGTGGTCACGGTTCGTGTCCGCACAGGGGCAAGGCTGTGATCTGACAATTGACTACGAGCACGGAGGCATCGGCCATTTCCGGGCAAAAAAGCGTCTGCATTTTGACGGCCTGAATTGGACCCTAGTCAACCGATGAGCCATGCCGTGTTCAGCCACTGGCTGCGACGACGGCAAGAGCGTGCTGTGCCAAACGATGCGTTTGGGCAAAGTCTGATCGACGACATCCGGTTTTTGGTGCGTTTTCAGCGCTGCCGGTCAACTCCGGTCACCTGGATGCCAGCAACAGCCTGCGAGAAAAAACGCTGGGACGCGCATTCAGTGATCGGCCGGTTTGGTGACCCGTACGCCGTCGCGGTGGTCAACGGTGAGGAGTGGGTGGTCCGCGAGCGGATCTGGCATGGGTGGCCCGATCCTGCGCGCTTTGTATTCTTTGCCGTGTCCGACGAGCGCATTCGGGTTGCGGTAGATTTCAATGCCTGGCCGCAGGTCTGGGTAGCGCCGGCGGGACCCGGCATCGGGATCGAAATGCAAGCTTTGGAGAACGAAGAGTGAGCCAGCTTGCCTCCCTGCCGTCGCCAAGTCTCGTGCTGCCGGCGCTGATCATGACAGGCGGTGAGCGCACGCGGGTCCGCTTCCTCGAATTCTTTGCAGTGACGATCCGCAATCCCAACACGCGCCGCGCCTACGTCCAGGCGACTAATGAATTTTTGGGCTGGTGTGAGGGCAGGGGAGTTGCCTCGATCGCCGCGGTGAAACCGCTTCACGTCGCCGGCTACGTCGAGGAGCTTGGCCGCGTGCGCAGCGCGCCGACGGTCAAACTGCGTTTGGCAGCGGTACGTTACCTGTTCGACTGGCTGGTGATCGGTCAGATCGTGCCGGCCAATCCGGCTGCGTCGGTGCGGGGGCCGAGCCACAGCGTCCGCCGCGGCAAGACTCCGGTGCTGGCCCCGGCCGAGGCCCGCCAGCTACTCGATGCGATCGACGTGTCTACTCCCTCCGGCCTGCGTGACCGGGCGCTGATCGGGCTAATGACCTACAGCTTTGCGAGGGTAGGGGCCGCGTTGGCGATGCGAGTCGAGGACGTCTACATCCAGAACCGGCGGTTATGGGTGCGGCTGCACGAGAAGAGTGGCAAGCGCCACGACTTGCCGTGCCATCATAACCTTGAGGCGTATTTAGAATCCTATATCGATGGCTGCAGTCTACGCGACGATCGCAAGGGGCCGCTGTTTCGGACACTGGGGCGGGGAACGCGGCAGCTGAGCGCGACGCCGCTACCGCAGGCCAATGCGTTTGCCATGGTTCGCCGGCGGGCGGCAGCTGCCGGTATCGCGACGGCGATCGGCAACCACTCGTTCCGCGCGACCGGGATCACCGCCTACCTCAAAAACGGCGGCACGCTGGAAAAGGCGGCGGCGATGGCCAACCATGCCTCTACCCGGACCACCCAGCTCTACGACCGGCGGACCGACGAGATGAGCCTTGATGAGGTCGAACGCGTGCTGATCTGACGGGCGGACAGAAGCAGCCGTCACCCGATCTTGGCCATCTGCCTTGATCTTTGCAGGGCGGATCAATTAGGGCGCGTGTCAATGGAGCGCATTGGTTGATTTCTCGCTTTCCGGATATCACAGAAAGGTCGGCAGATCGTTCGGTGCTGCCGTGGCGCTTTGTTGTCGGCGTTCTTCTCCACATCGTCGTGCCGGTCTACGCTGTCGTCCTTGCTGCCGCGTTGGTGCCCGGCCTCGGCACGCCGGCGTGGCACCCGGTTGCAGCCGCAGCGCACATAAGCATGTGGTTCGTGCCGCTCTATACGCTCGCAACCGTTGTGACGGGTGTCGGCGCTGCTTGGCTCATGCACGCGGGATCGCACCTCCGGCCGATCTTGCTTCCGCGCAGCGGATATCGACCGGTGCCGGCCTCTACGCCGAAATGTGTTCGGGATGCCATTTAGGCCCAGGCGTTGAGAAGTCCGAAATGAGCCAAGGACTTTACCCGCAAGCCCCCGAGCTGGCGACGGTGCAAGACCTCACCCCCGCCCAGCAATTCTGGATCATCAAGCACGGCGTCAAGCTGAGCGCGATGCCGGCATGGGGTAGCACCCATCCCGACCCGCTGATCTGGGATATGGTCGCGTTCGTCCGAAAACTCCCGGGTATGACGCCTGCACAATACAAGGCGACCGTCGCCAGCGCACCCGAAGATCACGATGCGATGATGAGAGATATGGCGCACAAATAGGGAGACCGGGAAATGGATAAACAGGGGCGGCGGAATGGGCCACGGCCGGTTCGCCGCAATGATCGCGACCCCCGGGAACGTATTCGCAGACGGAAAGCTACACCCGGCGCCGTTCCGATAAGCCAGTCCATGCAATGATGTTCGCGACGTTTCCAGCTTGGCTTCACACGCTCGCGATCCTCTCGCTAGCGGTAGGCGCAGTGTGTGCGATCACGATCGCGCTCGATGAGACGGGGCGTCCACAGAAAATGTGGATCATGAATCTGGTATGGCCGCTAACCGCGCTGTTTGGTAGCCTCCTGTGGACAGCAGGCTACTATATCTGGGGACGCGCGAAGACCAAAAACCAAGATGACGAGGCGAAACCGCCTTTCCCGGTGATGGTGGCCAAAGGGTCGAGCCATTGCGGCGCGGGCTGCACGCTTGGGGACATCATCGCGGAGTGGGCAGCGTTCGCAATCCCATCGATCGCGATATGGTTTGGTTGGCACAGCATCTTTGCCGAGAAGACGTTTGCGGTCTGGATACCCGACTTCATTCTCGCTTTCGGGATCGGCATCGTCTTCCAGTATTTTACGATCGCACCAATGAGAGGCCTTGGCTTGGGTGAGGGTATCGTAGCTGCGGTGAAGGTCGATATCGCGTCAATCAGCGCGTGGCAGATCGGCATGTACGGGCTGATGGCCGCTATCCAGTTCGGATGGTATTCGAACGCTTTTGGCGGCATCGCAGCGGTGAATACCCCCGAGTTCTGGTTCGCGATGCAGCTCTCGATGTTGTCGGGGTTCTGCACTAGCTATCCCGTTAACTGGCTGTTGATCCGCGCGGGATTGAAGGAAGAAATGTAGCCAGAGTGCTGATGTCAAAACCGGTTGGTTTTAAAATCTGCGCCACGCTACCCGTCGATGCGGCTCTGCGAAGGTGAGAACCCCGCTCGACATGGTCGGCGACTGCTATTGGCATTCGGGCTCGGTGATGACCGACACGGGGTCGCTAGCCGCTATCGGAACCGCAACTATCCGAACGGCAGCTATCCTGCGTACCACGTCCGAAAGCTGCCAGGCAGTTACCGGC encodes the following:
- a CDS encoding GNAT family N-acetyltransferase, encoding MQAIVDIAGDWEVARRLARMPHPYTISNAQFFIDVVVPSELVWSIVWRSSERVVGIIGLTPKEGSPPTAELGYYVAQTEWGKGIATEAGAQVVAFGTDLFGRQQLTSGYFVDNPASGRVLDKLGFKPVGTADRPCLTEGNFKPSIEMRLI
- a CDS encoding PEPxxWA-CTERM sorting domain-containing protein; protein product: MKLNWLLCGAAALTAFALPATAAQIILSPGSVIGNTGSYGNLQIAANIFDQQTGSVYDTTPGVYHYWINAENGPQNAYITVDLGAKYTIASFDLFNTHNAFYGDRGTGNFSIVAGNSVGLDGGNGFTLTGPTTTVASGTLTAAPVTDPIAAQSFTSLSSSTFRYLQFLPTSVASVNTPCCSANEYGLAELRVFAGVPTVGGVPEPASWAMMLAGFGVVGGVMRRRAGTVSVAA
- a CDS encoding LuxR family transcriptional regulator yields the protein MTASASGMVSGPRVLGPNQFHFTNWPAAWLALYQARGFAKFDPLPRWAIISGEAVAWSEIMARLEPSDPGFQVYAAAGVHGFFEGFATPVRGRTGALGLVAVAGGRRAEFNADERAYLQSISIAALHRGEELLGVPKPLVGTFTPREHECVALLRQGFTDPEIGRVIGISPTTVKFHLDNARRKTGTRNRVELAVGAHAFPVQGLVDAALK
- a CDS encoding tyrosine-type recombinase/integrase, producing MSQLASLPSPSLVLPALIMTGGERTRVRFLEFFAVTIRNPNTRRAYVQATNEFLGWCEGRGVASIAAVKPLHVAGYVEELGRVRSAPTVKLRLAAVRYLFDWLVIGQIVPANPAASVRGPSHSVRRGKTPVLAPAEARQLLDAIDVSTPSGLRDRALIGLMTYSFARVGAALAMRVEDVYIQNRRLWVRLHEKSGKRHDLPCHHNLEAYLESYIDGCSLRDDRKGPLFRTLGRGTRQLSATPLPQANAFAMVRRRAAAAGIATAIGNHSFRATGITAYLKNGGTLEKAAAMANHASTRTTQLYDRRTDEMSLDEVERVLI
- a CDS encoding DUF4396 domain-containing protein, with the protein product MMFATFPAWLHTLAILSLAVGAVCAITIALDETGRPQKMWIMNLVWPLTALFGSLLWTAGYYIWGRAKTKNQDDEAKPPFPVMVAKGSSHCGAGCTLGDIIAEWAAFAIPSIAIWFGWHSIFAEKTFAVWIPDFILAFGIGIVFQYFTIAPMRGLGLGEGIVAAVKVDIASISAWQIGMYGLMAAIQFGWYSNAFGGIAAVNTPEFWFAMQLSMLSGFCTSYPVNWLLIRAGLKEEM